Within the Halarcobacter mediterraneus genome, the region AAAATAGGAACAATAGTTGTATCAACAAAGTATGATTCTCCATCTTTATTTCTATTTTCAATAACACCTTTAAAAGTTTTTTTCTTTAGAACTGTTTGCCAAAGATTTTTAAAAAACTCTTTTTTTGTATTTGGATGTCTTATTATATTATGACTTTGACCTATTAACTCTTCTTTTTTATAACCTGAAATTTTACAAAAGTTATCATTTACATAAGTGATAATACCTTTTTTATCTGTTTTTGAAACAATAGAACTTTCGTCTAATGCTTTTCTAAATTCTTCTAATAAAAAGATTTTATCTATTAGTTCTTCCCATTCATGATTAGTATTTAAAATACTATTAATTTCAGTAAAATACTTATTTTTATTTTCTAATCTTAAATTTTGTTCTTCTAAACTTTTTTTATACTCTTTTTCTTTTTGAATATCTCGAAAGGCTGTAAAAAGCATTTCTTTACCATCAATAGTTACTGTTTTTAAAGTAACCTCTACAATAAACTCTTCTTCTCTTAAGTTTTGATGAACCCATTCAAATTGTATGAATCCAATTTCAGAACACTCTTTAATTAATTCATTTGCTTTTTCTTGAGACTTTCTTCCATCTGGTTGATATTCTGGGGATATTTGAGAAGGGTGAACTTTATATAAATCGGATTTCGTGTTAACTTTGAAAATTTCTACACTTGCTTCATTTGCTTCTACAATGACATTATTATAAACCAAAAACATAGGGATGTGTGCACTTTCAAAAAGTTTTTTATAATGAGATTCACTAATATAACTCAAAAAATATCCTTTTATTAAAATCATACATGATAAGGACTATTATAACATCGCAAAGATAACATCTTAATAAAACCTTAACTTTTGTCTTACTTTTTATAAGATTACATAAAGTTACTACAAAAAATACTTTAATATTATATCATTATACATTAATAAAGGGGTCGGTTATGAAAAATTCAAATAAAAGAATCTGGTTAGTTGGAGGAAGTAGTGGTATAGGACTAGAATTAACAAAAATCTTTTTAGAAAATGAATTCAGAATAATAGTTAGTTCAAGAACTGCTTCAAGTAGTGAAGAACTTTTAAAGTTAAAAGACTCTTACAAAGAAAACATTTATTTACTAGATTTTGATGTGGAAGATACTGAAAATATTGAAACTAAGATAAAAGAAGTTTGGCAAGTTTTTGATGGCTTAGACATTTGGTTTTACAATGCAGGGGCTTATGAAGTTATGGATATGAAATCATGGGATTATAAAAAGTTTGCTTTAATGAATAGTACAAACTATTTAGGTGTTATTAATATCATGACAAATATCTCAAAATATTTTATAAAACAAAAAAGTGGTAAATGGATTTGGAATTTAAGTCTTTCAACATACTTTGGACTTCCAAATGGTGGTGGTTATTCTGCACCTAAAACAGCTTTATTAAATCTTGCACAGTCAATTCATCCTGAATTACAACAAGAGAATATCGATTTACAAATTATAAATCATGGTTTTGTTAAAACTAGACTTACTAGTAAAAATAGTTTTGATATGCCTCAACTTATGGAACCAAAATATGCAGCAGAAGAGATTTTCAAAGGTATTACAAAAGATAAGCGATTTGAAGTAAGATTTCCTACAAAACTAAGATTGTTTTTACAGTTTTTAAGTTTGATTCCATATAAATTTTCTCTAGCTATTACAAAAAGGTTGATAAAATGAAAGCACAAGACTATGCCTCATTCTTTGAATCTATAGACAAAGATACTCCCTTAAAAGAGTATGCAAAGTTTTTTGACTTAAATGCTAAATTTAAAGACCCTTTTCATGAAGTAAAAGGATTACAAAATATTTTTAGAGTTTTTTTGAATATGTATAAAAAACTTGATGAGCCTAAGTTTAAAGTAGATGAGATAGTTGAAAGTCGAAATATTGCTTATATAAAATGGACTTTTACTTTTAAATTTAAAAAAGAAGAAAACCTACAAAGCTTTGAAGGAGTTAGTAGAGTT harbors:
- a CDS encoding SDR family NAD(P)-dependent oxidoreductase; the protein is MKNSNKRIWLVGGSSGIGLELTKIFLENEFRIIVSSRTASSSEELLKLKDSYKENIYLLDFDVEDTENIETKIKEVWQVFDGLDIWFYNAGAYEVMDMKSWDYKKFALMNSTNYLGVINIMTNISKYFIKQKSGKWIWNLSLSTYFGLPNGGGYSAPKTALLNLAQSIHPELQQENIDLQIINHGFVKTRLTSKNSFDMPQLMEPKYAAEEIFKGITKDKRFEVRFPTKLRLFLQFLSLIPYKFSLAITKRLIK
- a CDS encoding nuclear transport factor 2 family protein; translation: MKAQDYASFFESIDKDTPLKEYAKFFDLNAKFKDPFHEVKGLQNIFRVFLNMYKKLDEPKFKVDEIVESRNIAYIKWTFTFKFKKEENLQSFEGVSRVIFNSDDKVILHEDFWDAASNLYEKLPVISFLIKFVKRKING